The following coding sequences are from one Candidatus Binataceae bacterium window:
- the mtaB gene encoding tRNA (N(6)-L-threonylcarbamoyladenosine(37)-C(2))-methylthiotransferase MtaB, with the protein MRFAVATLGCKVNQYDSAMIESRLGARGMEQCGFDEVADVYIVNTCTVTDRADAESLRLARRARRLNPRARVVMTGCLAQASPEALAGAPEVDAVVGLGRPGDLERAVMGEAGARVMVSNLRKERAPIELGAVALTGHTRAFLKVQEGCDQFCSFCIVPTSRGTSRSVEPRRIFVALDGLAAAGFREAILSGVHLGGYGRDLEPPVSLEALLEMIAERSPVGRVRISSLDPEELSDRAIEILAGSDKFCPHLHLPLQAGTDETLGRMRRRYDLAHFRGRVERVLDAMPTAAVGTDLIAGFPGESVRDFENYVRFVEELPLAYFHVFPYSVRAGTTAAKLPGRVSAAEVTRRAAILRALGEEKRRRFAQRFCGTALKVLLEERGRDGRLGGYSRNYVRVLVEGPDSLANDEVEVAISRVEGAALAGTVVARGTTATTGAPAH; encoded by the coding sequence ATGCGCTTTGCGGTGGCGACGCTTGGATGCAAGGTCAACCAGTACGACTCGGCGATGATTGAGTCGCGGCTCGGCGCGCGCGGGATGGAGCAGTGCGGGTTCGACGAGGTTGCCGACGTCTATATCGTCAACACCTGCACCGTGACCGATCGCGCCGACGCTGAGAGCCTCAGGCTTGCGCGCCGGGCGCGCCGGCTCAATCCGCGGGCGCGCGTGGTGATGACCGGGTGCCTCGCGCAGGCGAGCCCCGAGGCGCTCGCGGGCGCACCGGAGGTCGATGCGGTGGTCGGGCTCGGGCGGCCGGGCGACCTGGAGCGTGCGGTGATGGGCGAAGCGGGCGCGCGCGTGATGGTATCCAACCTGCGCAAGGAGCGCGCCCCGATTGAGCTGGGGGCGGTGGCGCTCACCGGCCATACGCGCGCCTTTCTCAAGGTGCAGGAGGGATGCGATCAGTTCTGCAGCTTTTGTATCGTGCCGACCTCGCGTGGAACCTCCCGCAGCGTCGAGCCGCGACGCATCTTCGTCGCCCTTGACGGCCTCGCCGCCGCCGGTTTCCGCGAGGCGATTCTAAGCGGCGTCCATCTGGGCGGCTACGGGCGCGACCTCGAACCGCCGGTCAGCCTGGAGGCGCTGCTCGAAATGATAGCCGAGCGCTCACCGGTGGGGCGCGTCCGTATCAGCTCGCTCGATCCCGAGGAGCTGAGCGACCGCGCAATCGAAATCCTCGCCGGCAGCGACAAGTTCTGCCCGCATCTTCATCTGCCGCTGCAGGCCGGAACCGACGAAACGCTGGGGCGGATGCGCCGGCGCTACGACCTTGCCCATTTTCGCGGGCGCGTCGAAAGAGTGCTCGATGCGATGCCCACGGCCGCGGTCGGGACCGACCTTATCGCCGGCTTCCCCGGCGAAAGCGTGCGCGACTTCGAGAACTACGTTAGATTCGTTGAAGAACTGCCGCTTGCCTACTTCCACGTCTTCCCGTACTCGGTGAGGGCGGGAACCACGGCGGCCAAGCTGCCGGGCAGGGTGTCGGCGGCCGAGGTCACACGCCGGGCGGCGATACTGCGCGCGCTGGGCGAGGAGAAGCGGCGGCGTTTTGCGCAGCGGTTTTGCGGGACCGCACTTAAAGTATTACTTGAGGAGCGCGGAAGAGACGGCCGGCTGGGGGGTTATAGCCGCAACTACGTCCGCGTCCTGGTGGAGGGCCCCGACTCACTTGCGAACGACGAAGTCGAGGTGGCGATATCGCGCGTCGAGGGCGCTGCGCTCGCTGGCACTGTGGTTGCGCGCGGGACGACGGCCACGACCGGCGCGCCTGCGCACTGA
- the gltX gene encoding glutamate--tRNA ligase, producing MTVRSRYAPSPTGALHIGNVRSGLFAYLFARHNRGQFILRIDDTDRERSTQESLNEILESLRWLGIEWDEGPPDPRYFQSNRFERYRQGALELLRAKKAYPCYCTAEELEARRKQAEREHRKPGYDGKCRDLPFAADLALPDRTAGRNYTIRFRAPRVGETVVDDLIKGRAVFDNAELDDLIIFRSDGVPTYNFATVLDDADFGITHVVRGDDHLPNTPRQMQIFYALGLTPPAYAHLPMVMGPDGQKLSKRHGAISVFAYRDLGYFPEALLNYLARLGWSHGDQEIFSKQELIEYFDFAACGKSAGIFNAEKLLWLNFHYLKQRPLAQLAREVRPFIERAGYTKIPGDEAWLQKMIATLRERAKTLVELVDFAKFYLSDEIVIEPKAAAKFLKPEMAEPLAALASELETLEGDFNEAAIQAAFERVLGRFAMKLGQLAQPVRVALTGGTVSPGIYEVIAVLGRARTVLRLRRALELIGSAA from the coding sequence GTGACCGTCCGCAGCCGCTACGCGCCGAGCCCCACCGGCGCGCTTCACATCGGCAACGTGCGCTCGGGGCTGTTCGCCTACCTCTTCGCGCGCCACAACCGCGGCCAGTTCATCCTGCGCATCGACGATACCGACCGCGAGCGCTCCACCCAGGAGTCGCTAAACGAGATTTTGGAAAGCCTGCGCTGGCTCGGAATCGAATGGGACGAGGGGCCGCCCGATCCCAGATACTTCCAGTCCAACCGCTTCGAGCGCTACCGCCAGGGCGCGCTCGAACTGCTGCGGGCGAAGAAGGCCTATCCGTGCTACTGCACCGCCGAGGAGCTGGAGGCCAGGCGCAAGCAGGCCGAGCGCGAGCATCGCAAGCCCGGCTACGACGGCAAGTGCCGCGACCTGCCGTTCGCCGCCGACCTCGCATTGCCCGACCGCACCGCCGGCCGCAACTACACCATCCGCTTTCGCGCGCCGCGGGTCGGCGAGACCGTCGTCGATGACCTGATCAAGGGGCGCGCGGTGTTCGACAACGCGGAGCTGGATGATCTGATCATCTTTCGCTCGGACGGCGTGCCGACCTACAATTTTGCGACCGTCCTCGACGACGCCGACTTCGGCATTACGCACGTCGTCCGCGGCGACGACCATCTGCCGAACACGCCGCGCCAGATGCAGATTTTCTATGCGCTCGGCCTGACGCCGCCCGCCTACGCGCATCTGCCGATGGTGATGGGGCCGGACGGGCAGAAGCTCTCCAAGCGCCATGGCGCGATCTCGGTCTTCGCCTACCGCGACCTCGGTTATTTTCCCGAGGCGCTGCTCAACTATTTGGCGCGGCTGGGATGGTCGCACGGCGACCAGGAAATCTTCTCGAAGCAGGAGCTGATCGAGTATTTCGACTTCGCCGCCTGCGGCAAGTCAGCGGGGATTTTCAACGCCGAGAAGCTGCTGTGGCTGAATTTCCACTACCTCAAGCAGCGCCCGCTGGCGCAACTTGCGCGCGAGGTCCGACCGTTCATCGAGCGCGCCGGATATACGAAGATTCCCGGCGACGAGGCGTGGCTTCAGAAAATGATCGCGACCCTGCGCGAGCGCGCCAAGACCCTGGTCGAACTGGTCGATTTCGCGAAGTTCTACCTGAGCGACGAGATTGTGATCGAGCCCAAGGCGGCGGCGAAATTTCTCAAGCCCGAGATGGCCGAGCCGCTGGCCGCGCTGGCCTCCGAGCTGGAGACGCTTGAGGGCGACTTCAACGAGGCGGCAATCCAGGCCGCCTTCGAGCGCGTGCTCGGACGCTTCGCGATGAAACTCGGGCAGCTTGCGCAGCCGGTGCGCGTCGCGCTGACGGGCGGCACGGTGAGCCCGGGAATCTACGAAGTGATCGCGGTGCTCGGCCGCGCCCGCACGGTGCTCCGCCTGCGCCGCGCGCTCGAACTGATAGGTTCGGCCGCTTAG
- the der gene encoding ribosome biogenesis GTPase Der, whose protein sequence is MARRINSGAGAARRDALAALPEGVAVVVLVGRANAGKSTLFNRIARRQRAIVSPVAGTTRDLNFGEAEHLGRRFFVVDTGGLELGGRERLGERVVEMALRAVALADVVVFMFDGRAGLGPGDREALALIRATGRPLVAVVNKIDRPAMEPAAAEYYALGVSPLMTISAAHGLGVGELLDEVVARLPAAQAREEKAPDLRLALIGRPNVGKSSLLNRLAGFERAIVDATPGTTRDTVDLRIHAAGRDVLLIDTAGIRRPTRVEGELEHYSVGRAIQTIRRAEVLALVVDATEGITDQDARLARLVEKEGRALVVVCNKWDAAARAGQRIPAFVREAQARVPFLAYAEMLFTSALTGDGVDKLIPAALRAGDSWRTTFQTARLNRVLAEASAAMDPPMVGRRRLRLMYVTQVGHSPPRLAFFANVASGIPPHYLRFLQTRFRAALGLVGTPLVFEFRRTGRTWAEARAAGLAPPKEAANGRN, encoded by the coding sequence GTGGCCAGGCGCATCAACAGCGGCGCCGGCGCGGCGCGCCGCGACGCGCTCGCCGCGCTGCCCGAGGGCGTGGCGGTGGTGGTTCTGGTCGGACGCGCCAACGCCGGCAAATCGACCCTGTTCAATCGCATCGCCCGCCGCCAGCGCGCGATCGTCAGCCCCGTCGCCGGTACCACGCGCGACCTCAACTTCGGCGAGGCCGAGCATCTGGGGCGCCGCTTCTTCGTCGTCGATACCGGCGGTCTGGAGCTCGGTGGGCGCGAGCGGCTCGGCGAGCGGGTGGTCGAAATGGCGCTGCGCGCGGTGGCCTTGGCCGACGTCGTCGTCTTTATGTTCGACGGCCGCGCAGGGCTTGGCCCGGGCGACCGCGAGGCGCTGGCGCTGATTCGCGCAACCGGCCGCCCGCTGGTGGCGGTGGTCAACAAGATCGATCGGCCGGCGATGGAGCCGGCGGCGGCCGAGTACTACGCGCTCGGCGTCAGCCCGCTGATGACGATCTCGGCCGCGCACGGCCTCGGCGTCGGCGAGCTGCTGGACGAGGTCGTCGCGCGTCTGCCGGCTGCGCAAGCACGCGAGGAAAAGGCGCCCGATCTGCGCCTGGCGCTAATCGGCCGCCCCAACGTCGGCAAGTCGTCGCTGCTAAATCGGCTTGCGGGATTCGAGCGCGCGATCGTTGATGCGACGCCCGGCACGACGCGCGACACGGTCGATTTGCGAATACACGCTGCCGGGCGCGACGTCCTGCTGATCGACACCGCGGGAATCCGCCGCCCGACCCGGGTCGAGGGCGAGCTCGAGCATTACTCCGTGGGCCGTGCGATCCAGACGATCCGGCGCGCCGAGGTTCTGGCGCTGGTCGTGGACGCCACCGAGGGAATCACCGACCAGGACGCGCGGCTGGCGCGGCTGGTCGAGAAGGAGGGGCGCGCGCTCGTCGTCGTGTGCAACAAATGGGACGCTGCGGCCAGGGCCGGCCAGCGCATCCCGGCCTTCGTGCGCGAAGCACAGGCGCGAGTGCCGTTCCTGGCCTATGCCGAGATGCTGTTCACCTCGGCGCTGACCGGCGACGGCGTGGACAAGCTGATCCCGGCGGCGCTCAGGGCCGGCGATTCGTGGCGCACGACGTTCCAGACCGCGCGGCTCAACCGCGTCCTTGCCGAGGCGAGTGCGGCGATGGACCCGCCGATGGTCGGACGGCGGCGGCTCAGGCTGATGTACGTCACGCAGGTCGGCCATTCACCGCCGCGGCTCGCCTTTTTTGCCAACGTCGCAAGCGGCATCCCGCCGCACTACCTGCGGTTTCTTCAGACCCGCTTCCGCGCGGCGCTCGGGCTGGTCGGCACGCCGCTGGTCTTCGAGTTCCGCCGCACCGGACGCACTTGGGCCGAGGCGCGCGCGGCGGGCCTTGCGCCTCCCAAGGAGGCCGCCAACGGCCGCAATTAA
- a CDS encoding CoA transferase, producing MGKLPLSRFKVIDLTRARAGPTAVRQLADWGADVLKVEQPGDDATEVGARHSPDFQNLHRNKRSMTLDLKRPEGLEILRRLVAQSDVLVENYRPDVKHRLGIDYESMRAVNRRLVYASVSGFGQDGPYRSRPGLDQIAQGMGGLMSITGLPGQGPVRVGIAIADVSAGVFCAMGVLIALLEREQSGEGQWVQTSLLAAQIAMLDFQAARWLVAKEIPEQAGNNHPTAIPTGVFRTADGHINIAASGGELFGRLCKALGAEHLAADPRYSSGRARLGNRDELNAAIEEITRTRPSAEWIEILNRAGVPCGPIYRMDEVFADPQVRHIGIARAVEHPRRGRQELVGQAVDMNRTPWALRSAAPEKGEHTDAVLAALGYDPAAIADLRARGVV from the coding sequence ATGGGCAAGCTTCCACTGTCGCGCTTCAAGGTAATCGACCTCACCCGCGCGCGCGCCGGCCCGACCGCTGTGCGCCAGCTCGCCGACTGGGGTGCCGACGTGCTCAAGGTCGAACAGCCGGGAGACGACGCGACCGAAGTCGGCGCGCGCCACAGCCCCGACTTCCAGAACCTCCATCGCAACAAACGCAGCATGACGCTCGACCTCAAGCGCCCCGAGGGCCTGGAGATCCTCAGGCGGCTTGTCGCCCAGTCCGACGTGCTGGTCGAGAATTACCGCCCCGACGTAAAGCACCGCCTCGGCATCGACTACGAGAGCATGCGCGCGGTCAATCGGCGGCTGGTTTACGCCAGCGTCTCGGGCTTCGGCCAGGATGGCCCGTATCGCAGCCGTCCAGGGCTTGATCAGATCGCGCAGGGCATGGGCGGTTTGATGTCAATCACGGGGCTGCCCGGCCAGGGGCCGGTGCGAGTGGGAATCGCGATCGCCGACGTCAGCGCCGGCGTGTTCTGCGCGATGGGCGTGCTGATCGCGCTGCTTGAGCGCGAGCAATCCGGCGAGGGTCAGTGGGTACAGACATCGCTGCTGGCAGCGCAGATCGCAATGCTCGACTTCCAGGCCGCGCGCTGGCTCGTGGCAAAGGAAATTCCGGAGCAGGCTGGCAACAACCATCCGACCGCGATCCCGACCGGCGTGTTCAGAACCGCCGACGGGCACATCAATATTGCTGCCTCGGGCGGCGAGCTTTTCGGCCGGCTGTGCAAGGCGCTCGGCGCCGAGCATCTCGCCGCGGATCCGCGCTACTCCAGCGGCAGGGCCCGGCTTGGCAACCGCGACGAGCTAAACGCGGCAATCGAGGAAATCACGCGCACGCGGCCATCGGCGGAGTGGATCGAGATTCTCAATCGCGCGGGCGTCCCGTGCGGCCCAATTTACCGAATGGACGAGGTGTTTGCGGACCCGCAGGTGCGGCACATCGGCATCGCGCGCGCCGTCGAGCATCCCAGACGCGGACGCCAGGAACTGGTCGGCCAGGCGGTGGACATGAACCGCACGCCGTGGGCGCTGCGCTCAGCCGCGCCCGAAAAGGGTGAGCACACGGACGCCGTGCTCGCCGCGCTTGGCTACGATCCGGCGGCAATCGCCGATCTGCGCGCGCGCGGCGTGGTGTGA
- the rnc gene encoding ribonuclease III, which produces MRAGRRPRPARLRTDEERAELEHRLNYTFARPELLRIALTHPSAAVGADAHYERLEFLGDAVLDLAIADLLMRQLPEAKEGVLSKERASIVNGRTLAAKAQAIGIGRALRLGKGEEKSGGREKVSILAASFEAVIGAIYTDGGLAAAQRVIEALFADDIGGPAAERDYKTELQEIAYRRFRTQPVYELIGSRGPDHAKMFTTRIRIAGRELGIGEGGSKKQSEQAAARAALDRIGGERHERHGRH; this is translated from the coding sequence TTGCGCGCGGGACGACGGCCACGACCGGCGCGCCTGCGCACTGACGAGGAGCGCGCCGAGCTCGAACATCGGCTGAACTATACTTTTGCGCGCCCCGAGCTGCTGCGCATCGCGCTCACCCATCCGAGCGCCGCTGTCGGCGCCGATGCCCATTACGAGCGGCTCGAGTTTCTCGGTGACGCGGTACTTGACCTCGCGATCGCCGACCTGCTGATGCGCCAATTGCCGGAAGCCAAGGAAGGCGTGCTTTCCAAGGAGCGCGCCTCGATCGTCAACGGCCGCACCCTAGCAGCCAAGGCGCAGGCGATCGGAATCGGGCGCGCGCTGCGGCTGGGCAAGGGAGAGGAGAAAAGCGGCGGGCGCGAGAAGGTTTCGATCCTGGCGGCGTCGTTCGAGGCGGTGATTGGCGCGATTTATACCGACGGCGGTCTGGCCGCCGCGCAGCGCGTAATCGAAGCGCTGTTCGCCGACGACATCGGCGGTCCGGCCGCCGAGCGCGACTATAAGACCGAGTTGCAGGAGATCGCCTATCGCCGTTTCCGGACCCAGCCGGTGTACGAGCTGATCGGCTCGCGCGGGCCGGACCATGCCAAGATGTTCACCACTCGCATCCGCATCGCCGGGCGCGAGCTCGGCATCGGCGAAGGCGGGAGCAAGAAGCAGAGCGAGCAGGCCGCGGCGCGCGCGGCCCTGGACCGTATCGGCGGCGAGCGGCACGAGCGCCATGGGCGGCACTGA
- the era gene encoding GTPase Era, with the protein MGGTESHRAGFVALGGRPNVGKSTLLNCLVGQKVAIVTPRPQTTRRRILGIRSDPDAQLIFIDTPGLHRPRTALDQRMVEVARRCLREGEVVVGVVEARGQLDPGDREFLAELRELKAPRIIAINKLDLVSRADLIACAEQCSRELPEAEIVPVSALKGENVGELLKVIKAILPEGPSLMPEDEYTDQSERVLAAEIVREKVFLAMRQEVPFSTAVVVENFVEEPQRRLIRIAALIVVGRESHKGMLIGAGGRRLKEIGTAARLELEELFGARVFLELLVKLEKDWTRNPRKIGELGL; encoded by the coding sequence ATGGGCGGCACTGAAAGCCATCGCGCGGGCTTCGTTGCTCTGGGCGGCCGCCCCAATGTCGGCAAGTCCACTCTGCTCAATTGCCTGGTCGGGCAGAAGGTCGCGATCGTCACGCCGCGCCCGCAAACCACCCGCCGGCGCATCCTCGGCATCCGCTCCGACCCCGACGCCCAGCTGATCTTCATCGACACGCCGGGGCTCCATCGCCCGCGCACCGCGCTCGATCAGCGGATGGTCGAGGTCGCGCGCCGATGCCTGCGCGAGGGCGAGGTTGTGGTGGGAGTGGTCGAGGCGCGCGGGCAGCTCGACCCCGGCGACCGCGAATTTCTGGCCGAGCTGCGCGAGCTAAAGGCGCCGCGCATCATAGCGATCAACAAGCTTGACCTGGTGTCGCGCGCCGATCTGATCGCCTGCGCGGAGCAATGCTCGCGCGAGCTGCCCGAGGCGGAGATCGTGCCGGTGAGCGCGCTCAAGGGCGAAAACGTCGGCGAGCTGCTCAAGGTCATCAAGGCGATCCTGCCCGAGGGCCCTTCGCTGATGCCTGAGGACGAGTACACCGATCAGAGCGAGCGCGTGCTGGCGGCGGAGATCGTGCGCGAGAAGGTTTTCCTCGCGATGCGCCAGGAGGTCCCGTTTTCAACCGCGGTGGTGGTGGAAAATTTCGTCGAGGAGCCCCAGCGGCGACTGATCCGGATTGCCGCGCTGATCGTGGTCGGGCGCGAGTCGCACAAGGGAATGCTGATCGGGGCGGGCGGGCGCAGGCTCAAGGAGATTGGGACCGCCGCGCGGCTGGAACTCGAGGAGCTCTTCGGCGCACGCGTCTTTCTCGAACTGCTGGTCAAGCTCGAAAAGGACTGGACGCGCAACCCGCGCAAGATCGGGGAGCTCGGACTGTAG
- a CDS encoding MaoC family dehydratase, translating into METIRFDDIEKLRSKISDQFGPWSKPIEVTQEKINQFAEVTGDHQWIHIDVERAKRESPFKAPVAHGFLTLSLLPAFEIDEGWKVVGYRNVVNYGGNKLRFISPVPAGSKVHARRRVIAVEERPQGTQVTQETQVAVVGQERPALTYEGIFLYVR; encoded by the coding sequence ATGGAGACGATTCGATTCGACGATATTGAAAAGCTGCGCTCGAAGATCAGCGACCAGTTCGGCCCCTGGAGCAAGCCGATCGAGGTGACCCAAGAGAAGATTAACCAGTTCGCCGAGGTGACCGGCGACCATCAGTGGATCCACATCGACGTTGAGCGTGCCAAGCGCGAGAGCCCATTCAAGGCGCCGGTCGCGCACGGCTTTCTGACGCTCAGCCTGCTGCCGGCCTTCGAGATCGACGAGGGATGGAAGGTTGTCGGCTATCGCAACGTGGTGAACTACGGCGGCAACAAGCTGCGCTTCATCTCGCCGGTACCGGCCGGATCGAAAGTGCACGCGCGCCGCCGCGTGATTGCGGTCGAAGAGCGTCCGCAAGGGACGCAAGTCACGCAGGAGACCCAGGTGGCCGTGGTCGGCCAGGAGCGGCCCGCGCTGACCTACGAAGGCATTTTCCTGTACGTGCGTTGA
- a CDS encoding CmcJ/NvfI family oxidoreductase, with the protein MDAETIRNPGYVEGSFNYVRPMAEKPATWLYKPTPDAPLRNWEPERHTMRVEDGRAVAGELTLDGAGFALVPHRSATANFYDDAEVKAVYYPEVERLVKQVSGAWRVLVFDHNVRCAPMAKQGLNAAREPVRFAHNDYTPKSAPQRVRDLLGAEAEELLKHRFAFINVWRPIRGPVEESPLAVCHAQSIKVSDFIATDLKYRDRTGEVFSVAYSPAHRWYYFPRMRSDEALFLKCFDSATDGRARWTAHCAFDDPSAPPDAAPRESIEVRTIAFFASLS; encoded by the coding sequence ATGGACGCGGAAACCATCCGGAACCCCGGCTACGTCGAGGGCAGTTTCAACTACGTCAGGCCGATGGCGGAGAAGCCGGCAACCTGGCTGTACAAGCCGACGCCGGACGCGCCGCTGCGCAACTGGGAGCCTGAGCGCCACACGATGCGGGTGGAGGACGGCCGCGCGGTCGCCGGCGAACTGACGCTCGACGGCGCAGGCTTCGCGCTGGTGCCCCATCGCAGCGCGACCGCCAATTTCTACGACGACGCCGAGGTCAAGGCGGTCTATTACCCCGAGGTCGAGCGGCTGGTTAAGCAGGTCAGTGGCGCCTGGCGGGTCTTGGTGTTCGACCATAACGTGCGCTGCGCGCCGATGGCGAAGCAGGGACTGAACGCCGCGCGCGAGCCGGTGCGTTTCGCGCACAACGACTACACGCCCAAGTCGGCGCCGCAGCGCGTGCGCGATCTGCTCGGCGCCGAGGCCGAGGAGTTGCTCAAGCATCGCTTTGCCTTTATCAACGTATGGCGGCCGATCCGCGGGCCGGTCGAGGAATCGCCGCTCGCCGTATGCCACGCGCAGAGCATCAAGGTGAGCGACTTCATCGCGACCGATCTCAAGTATCGCGACCGCACCGGCGAGGTGTTTTCGGTCGCTTACAGCCCGGCCCATCGGTGGTATTACTTCCCGCGGATGCGCTCCGACGAGGCGCTGTTCCTCAAGTGCTTCGACTCGGCGACCGACGGGCGCGCGCGCTGGACCGCGCATTGCGCCTTCGACGATCCGAGCGCGCCGCCAGACGCCGCGCCGCGCGAGAGCATCGAGGTGCGCACGATCGCGTTTTTCGCGTCCCTGAGCTGA
- the guaA gene encoding glutamine-hydrolyzing GMP synthase — MILILDFGSQYTQLIARRVREARAYCEIHPYNLAPEKIRAMRPRGIILSGGPASLYETGAPDISPEVLHVGCPVLGICYGLYVIAQHLGARSAGARAREYGPATLIIDRRDPLFEGIDEREQRVWMSHGDRVEAIPAELEPIAHSDNSPYAAVRTRDGRMRGIQFHPEVAHTPCGARVLRNFVLGICGEPGDWTPAAFVETKLGEIRARVGPDDRVIMGLSGGVDSSVAAVLIHRAIGDRLRCVFVDTGLLRAGERERMESVFGGRLGIALRVVDASELFIKRLEGVLDPEHKRRIIGHTFIEVFENEARAMGGARFLGQGTLYPDVIESVSFKGPSATIKTHHNVGGLPERMRLELIEPLRELFKDEVRAVGRELGLGADVVDREPFPGPGLAVRIVGEVTRERLELLRRADRIVMEEIEAQRLGTQLWQAFAVLLPLKTVGVMGDGRSYESVIAIRAVESSDGMTADWARLDPALLARLSSRITNEARGVNRVVYDITSKPPATIEWE; from the coding sequence GTGATCCTGATTCTGGATTTCGGCAGCCAGTACACGCAGCTCATCGCTCGCCGCGTGCGCGAGGCGCGCGCCTATTGCGAGATTCATCCATACAATCTCGCGCCCGAGAAGATCCGCGCGATGCGCCCGCGCGGGATCATTCTGTCGGGTGGTCCGGCGAGCCTCTACGAGACCGGCGCGCCGGATATTTCGCCCGAGGTGCTGCACGTCGGATGCCCCGTGCTCGGCATCTGCTACGGGCTTTACGTGATCGCGCAGCATCTGGGCGCCCGCAGCGCCGGCGCGCGCGCTCGCGAGTACGGCCCGGCCACGCTGATTATCGACCGGCGCGATCCGCTGTTCGAGGGAATCGACGAGCGCGAGCAGCGAGTCTGGATGAGCCACGGCGACCGCGTCGAGGCGATTCCCGCCGAGCTTGAGCCGATCGCGCACAGCGACAATTCGCCCTACGCCGCCGTGCGCACGCGCGACGGGAGGATGCGCGGCATCCAGTTCCATCCGGAAGTTGCGCACACTCCGTGCGGGGCGCGGGTCCTGCGCAACTTCGTGCTTGGGATTTGCGGCGAGCCGGGCGACTGGACGCCCGCCGCCTTCGTCGAGACCAAGCTCGGCGAGATCCGCGCGCGCGTCGGGCCCGACGACCGCGTGATCATGGGGCTGTCAGGCGGCGTCGATTCATCGGTCGCTGCGGTGCTGATCCATCGCGCGATCGGCGATCGCCTGCGATGCGTGTTCGTGGACACGGGACTTTTGCGCGCGGGCGAGCGCGAGCGGATGGAGAGCGTATTCGGCGGCCGGCTCGGGATAGCGCTGCGCGTGGTCGACGCGTCCGAACTTTTCATCAAACGCCTCGAAGGCGTGCTCGACCCCGAGCACAAGCGCCGGATTATCGGCCATACTTTCATCGAGGTATTCGAGAACGAGGCGCGCGCGATGGGCGGCGCGCGGTTTCTTGGCCAGGGAACGCTCTACCCCGACGTTATCGAGTCGGTCTCGTTCAAGGGGCCCTCGGCCACGATCAAGACCCATCACAACGTCGGCGGGCTGCCGGAGCGCATGCGCCTGGAGCTGATCGAGCCGTTGCGCGAGTTGTTCAAGGACGAAGTCCGCGCGGTCGGCCGCGAGCTCGGCCTGGGCGCCGACGTCGTCGATCGCGAGCCGTTCCCGGGCCCCGGTCTGGCGGTGCGCATCGTCGGCGAGGTCACGCGCGAGCGGCTGGAGCTTCTGCGCCGCGCCGACAGGATTGTGATGGAGGAGATCGAAGCGCAGCGGCTGGGCACGCAGCTATGGCAGGCCTTCGCCGTGCTGCTGCCGCTCAAGACGGTCGGCGTGATGGGCGATGGGCGCAGCTATGAGAGCGTGATCGCGATCCGTGCGGTCGAGTCGTCCGACGGGATGACCGCCGACTGGGCGCGGCTGGACCCGGCACTGCTGGCGCGGCTTTCCAGCCGGATCACTAACGAGGCGCGCGGGGTCAACCGCGTCGTATACGACATCACCTCCAAGCCGCCCGCGACCATCGAATGGGAGTAG